The following are encoded in a window of Acinonyx jubatus isolate Ajub_Pintada_27869175 chromosome D4, VMU_Ajub_asm_v1.0, whole genome shotgun sequence genomic DNA:
- the LOC106965686 gene encoding olfactory receptor 1N2-like yields MDRINQSSVTEFLLLGLSERPEQQPLLFGIFMGMYLVTVMGNLLIILAIGFDSHLHTPMYFFLANLSFADACFSSTTVPKMLVNIQTHSHTIPYEGCLAQMHFFMMFGALDDFLLGVMAYDRYVAICRPLHYSKLMSPLVCVVLLAACWVLTNLAALLHTLLMARLSFCAGNSIHHFFCDVVPLLQLSCSDTSTNQVALFTVGSMILTGPLSLIILSYAYIMSTILGVSSAPGRQKAFSTCGSHLTIVFLFYGTAIGVYLFPPSSHSGVKERIAAVFYTVVTPMLNPFIYSLRNNDMKTALSKIFGIHTFSSQGI; encoded by the coding sequence ATGGACAGAATCAACCAGTCCAGTGTCACTGAGTTTCTTCTGTTGGGTCTTTCCGAGAGGCCAGAGCAGCAGCCTCTCCTATTTGGCATCTTCATGGGCATGTACCTGGTCACTGTCATGGGAAACCTGCTCATCATCCTGGCCATTGGCTTTGACTCacacctccacacccccatgtatttcttcctggCCAACCTCTCTTTTGCTGATGCCTGCTTTTCTTCCACTACAGTCCCCAAGATGTTGGTGAACATCCAGACACATAGTCACACCATACCGTATGAAGGGTGTTTGGCCCAGATGCATTTCTTCATGATGTTTGGAGCACTGGATGACTTCCTCTTGGGggtgatggcctatgaccgctatgtggccatctgcagGCCTCTTCACTACTCCAAGCTCATGAGTCCTCTTGTCTGTGTGGTCCTTCTGGCAGCATGCTGGGTCCTCACCAACCTTGCTGCCCTCCTACATACCTTGCTTATGGCTAGACTTTCTTTCTGTGCAGGCAACAGCATCCATCACTTCTTCTGTGATGTGGTCCCTCTGCTGCAGCTGTCATGCTCAGACACCAGCACGAACCAGGTAGCCCTGTTCACTGTGGGCTCCATGATACTCACTGGTCCTCTTTCCCTGATCATTTTGTCATATGCATACATCATGTCCACCATCCTTGGAGTCTCATCTGCCCCTGGCAGGCAGAAGGCCTTCTCCACTTGTGGCTCCCATCTCACCATTGTCTTCTTGTTTTATGGCACAGCTATTGGTGTCTATCTGTTTCCCCCTTCATCACACTCTGGAGTTAAGGAAAGGATTGCAGCTGTATTTTACACTGTTGTGACTCCTATGTTGAACCCCTTCATATACAGCCTCAGGAACAATGATATGAAGACTGCACTCAGTAAGATTTTTGGAATTCATACATTCTCTTCTCAGGGAATTTGA